From the genome of Anabrus simplex isolate iqAnaSimp1 chromosome X, ASM4041472v1, whole genome shotgun sequence, one region includes:
- the LOC136886299 gene encoding RNA-binding protein Pasilla, producing the protein MADNSEMSMEGYDSYSSEMGDSRKRQMQSGGNDSNNEGSKKFRQSESGTGTYHLKMLIPNAAAGAVIGKGGSTIAHIQKEYGAQIKISKADDFYPGTTERVCLISGSPDAIMASLNFINTKIREKPDINAKQAVDFDHKIIAEREKQVKILVPNTTAGIIIGKSGSYINQIKSESGAYIQISQKPKSVSLQERCVTVIGEPASNKKACEMILEKIIEDPQSGTLLDISYSDTVRPVANFNPTGSPYALGRNQRQQSIIDSIKAAAAAMSTNTGVTFMLNLVSPSSGSSISNALMDHILYSLQKNGYTEHETAEIVTAMGTLANYGILEMKMGLGPSLPSLPVPNGNSLFDSSSSSLGFSGSDYYGGGNTDGPQPLLPSLNESKTKETMEVNESIVGAILGPAGTALVAIQEISGTSIEISKKGVFAPGTRNRIVTIEGTSSAINQARYLIQVKISQEEAERARQNTI; encoded by the coding sequence ATGGCGGACAATTCTGAGATGTCGATGGAGGGTTATGACTCGTACTCATCAGAAATGGGAGATTCAAGAAAGAGGCAGATGCAGAGTGGTGGCAATGATTCTAATAATGAAGGTTCAAAGAAATTCCGACAGTCAGAAAGTGGAACAGGGACATACCACCTCAAGATGCTGATTCCCAATGCTGCAGCTGGAGCCGTTATCGGTAAAGGTGGCAGTACAATAGCTCACATCCAGAAAGAGTATGGAGCGCAGATTAAAATATCCAAAGCAGACGACTTCTATCCTGGAACTACAGAACGTGTGTGTCTGATATCGGGTTCACCAGATGCTATAATGGCAAGTCTCAATTTTATCAATACAAAAATACGTGAGAAACCGGACATAAATGCTAAACAAGCTGTTGATTTTGACCATAAAATCATAGCTGAACGTGAGAAGCAAGTAAAGATTCTGGTACCTAAcactacagctggaataattattGGCAAAAGTGGTAGTTATATCAACCAAATAAAGTCCGAAAGCGGAGCTTACATTCAGATATCTCAGAAACCAAAAAGTGTATCTCTTCAAGAGAGATGTGTTACTGTGATTGGTGAACCAGCATCTAACAAGAAAGCTTGTGAAATGATTTTGGAAAAAATAATTGAAGATCCACAAAGTGGTACGTTACTAGATATAAGTTACAGTGACACGGTGAGGCCTGTGGCTAATTTCAACCCCACTGGTTCACCATATGCTCTTGGAAGGAACCAGCGACAGCAGAGCATCATTGATTCAATAAAGGCAGCAGCTGCAGCCATGAGTACTAATACGGGGGTCACCTTCATGTTGAATTTGGTCAGTCCATCATCAGGAAGCTCAATTTCTAATGCATTGATGGATCATATCCTGTACTCTCTTCAGAAGAACGGGTACACAGAACATGAGACAGCTGAAATTGTAACGGCCATGGGTACTCTGGCCAATTATGGGATACTGGAGATGAAAATGGGGCTCGGACCTTCTTTGCCTAGTTTGCCTGTTCCCAATGGAAACAGTCTCTTCGATAGTTCATCGTCTTCTCTAGGATTCTCTGGCTCAGACTATTATGGTGGGGGTAACACGGATGGGCCTCAACCGTTGCTACCCAGTCTTAATGAATCGAAAACAAAAGAGACTATGGAAGTAAATGAAAGTATCGTTGGTGCTATTTTAGGTCCTGCCGGCACGGCATTAGTTGCTATCCAAGAAATTAGTGGAACAAGCATCGAGATTTCGAAGAAGGGTGTGTTTGCTCCAGGTACACGTAATCGTATTGTCACAATAGAAGGTACGTCAAGTGCAATCAACCAAGCTCGGTACCTGATACAAGTAAAAATCAGTCAAGAGGAGGCTGAAAGAGCAAGACAAAACACCATTTAA